A window of Ictalurus punctatus breed USDA103 chromosome 21, Coco_2.0, whole genome shotgun sequence genomic DNA:
GAAAAATGAGCACAGACAACGCACATGTCTCGACATCTTCAATGAAGAGCTGTGGTCCAGACAGACCGGGTGACACGAACAACTGGTCCATGTTGAAGCCTAACACAAGCCCTGCTCCTCTCAGCATTGAGATCGATATCATGGATCTTCTCAGCACGAGACTGAGTCTGGATCAGCTCCAGACCAACTATCACAAACTGGAGCTCCTCAAGAACTCTTCCTTCTACATTATGGTGAAATACCAGGACTTACCTCAACTGGGCATTTCCAACCCCACCCTTATGCCCTTCATTGATCTATCGAGGTTCCAGCGTGTGAAGAGGGACGGCAACAACCAGGTGAAGCTCCAGCTGGCGTTGCTCGAGATGCTTTACACCGAGCTAACCAGGGGCCGAGAGGAACTGGAGGACATATTGGCTCAAAAAGGTGCCGCATCCCTCATGCTCAGAGAAGCTGCGATCCAGGAGAAGATCCTCAGGCTCCACCAGGTGGCTGAAGACTTTGATGCAGTGTTGATTCCCAGGAAGCTCCATGTCAAACACAGCCTGATCCCCGAGCGCGAAAGCAAAAGGTTGCCAAAGTTTCAGCTGGTGCTGGAGGTCAAGAAGCCTGTGATGTTTAACAGAGAGCAAACCCAAGCCTTTTGCGATTCAGTGGTTCTTTATTGGTATGTCACTGAACAGGAGCAATATGAACCGGAGGAAGAGTTCGAGATCCATTACAAACTCCTCAATCCGACAAATGACAACGAAGCCAAAGAGTTCGGCTTTGTGGCCCACCCAACTTACGCTATTAAACTCACCGACCTGAAGCCAGATCGCAGCTATGAGTTCACCGTGAAGAGATTGGAAGACACCAGTCTGGTTTATAGTGTCTGGAATGACACCATCATCCTCACGACCACCAGCATGTagttatatatacactatagtTCTAAATCTTATAGTTATATATCATATAGGTATGTATCTTATAGTTATATATCATACAGTTTTAAATCTTAATTATATATCTTATAGTTTTAAATCTTATAGTTATATATCGTATAGATATTGTATCGTTATAGTTATGTTATAGTTGTTTCTCTATTATTAAAGTTTATCTCACAGTTATATATCTCATTGTTATATATCTGAAAAGAGGTCAGTTTAATTCGATTTATTCTTCACTCTGGCCTGAAAACTGTTATTTATCACTGCCAACAAATCTAGCACACTAACTCACACTCCGTCACATTTACACCATCGCAAACATCTCAAACCTCACACCTTATTCCCTACACAGGTCACACAAACACCATGAACTTTTCAAAATCCTCACATTTTTTcttagtgaggatttaatacgaCATATAAATTCTTATATAATCATAACAGAGATCTATGGCTTTAATGGTCTGGATTCTCTTTTATACCAAGTGGCATTAAAGCTTGTTTTCTTTCAAATTTACAAATGACTTCAATGACGGATAGAATTGAGACTGAGCCAGGAAACAAACacaatttctttcatttatttatcggGTTACAATATCATTTTCTACTACAAAAAATCCAATTTAAACTCTGACAATCAAACTTCAGACCGTTGCTCAGACTGTAATTATAATGGTTCATAAATGATGATATAATATGATTGATCACATTATAATTTCATTCCAGTGCCTTAAAATTTGGACAAtagcagaaacaaaaacatgttcGAACCTGTAATAGAGGAAAAAGAATCATCTGTATCTCTGTTAAtggtgtgtgtactgtataaatCTAAGTGTTCCTAGATTTATCTGGAAATATGTACATGAATAAATTGACACACTCTTTAATAAGCATTATAAGATGAAAATATGGATGATAATAGAACAAAAGCTGTTTTTTACGCCCAAGCGTTTAAAGCAGCAGTTCCTTAAATTAGACAAAGCGGGCGCTGAGGAGGCCGAATAAACAACGTTGTAtctgtattattaatttaaaatgtttttctgtttttgaaggaataatttaacaacaacaaaatcaaataCACACGATGTCTCTTTTACTTGAGACATGTTTAGTGCGAAATGTAAGAAACCAATCATGGCTGATTGATAGAATACATGTGTAAATTAAATTTCCCCTTTATAACTTCTGCGTCCACATCTGCTCCTGGAAGACACACGTTTCGAATCAAATTCGTATACAAGTCTTGCTAACATAGCTAATGAATGCTTACACACACTTTagataacataataataataatgtatatttgATAGTGATGCCCGAAAGATGAGAATGTTAAAGTCTACAGCCACGATCTTGTTCTTCTGGAGCTGTTCGGATGAGGGCAGTCGTAATGGCAGACGCACGACTTGATCATCATGACAGCGTGCTGAGCCAGTCGTCCTCGCGGGCAGCGGAAGGTCACGAGTGCGGTCCTTGTGCGGTCAGGGCTGCAGCAGCGTCCGTCAGAACACATTCCACAGAACAGCGGCCTGTAGGAGCGAGCGCTGTAGCAGCCCTGATGCTCGAAGTGCACTAGCACGGGCGAGCGATAACTGCTCTGACACACACCCGGCTTCTGGAATTGAGGATTcaaataaatactaaaatacTACAGAAAACATTTATGTATATTATAACACATATTATAACATGAGTGGACTAGCTCGAAATGCTAATCCTGCCAAACATAATGAAAGATATTGAGATGTTGAGATGCAGAATTTGTAGCATAAACTGTGGAGTTACTATTACAAATTTAATTTTGAGTTTTAACTCCCAAGGTCCTATAGTACACCccagacctcactaatgctcttgtagctgaatggacaaaaatccccacagccacgccccaaaatctagtggaaagcctttccagaagagagAGTGGAGCGtattataacagtaaacagGGAATAACTCCATGTTAATGGGCGTtatggacaggtgtccacatacttttagccatgTAGTATATATATTCCCAAGGCTCTCTTTTCCAAGAGTCCTATTTCCTTAAGGTCCTATATTAACAGAGTCCTTTATTAGCTATTAGAATCTATTAGCTATTTGGTTAGAAGCATAACAAGAACTTCAGTAACTTTAACAATGTTTTAAAGTTAATTATGCATTTCtattcatttacacatttctaTTTCAGTGCTTATTAGTTCCACTGATGCTAGTCCTGATATTCAGTATTACCAGTGCTAACTCACCGGCTGGGCTCTGGCGGTTGGTTCAGGGTGACACGGTCTGACCACGCACAGGCGCATGTGTGTTTCTGGTTGGCAGGGCAAGTTCCTGTTTGAGACACGTGTGGACACACCTGGACCACAGCTGCGTGAACACACACTCCAGTCGGTGCTATGCTGGATGCAGTTGGTCCAGGAGATCCTGTTCGGCGCCAAAGTATCCTGCCAGGACCTCACGGCTCGCTCAGCTACCATGAcagcaaaaatgtaaatatctttAAAGCTTTATGTACTGTTTTACATTCTTTCGACTAAAAATGGAGCAATGTTTTTTAAGCCAACGTGTGTTTGGCCCAGTTTCTGTAATCTCATGCAGGAAACTGCAGAGACGACTCGCAAGATCATTCTGAGCCGTAAGATTCAAAGTGAAATAaacctgataaataaaaaacatctcTCAGTTACGCGTGAAGATGGGACGGGTTTTGACATTCCGTTTCCATCAACATGGTTTATGCTGATGTTCAATATTTAAATCAGGAATGCTGTAAATCAGTCCATGTTGCTGTTATTGTTGCGGAAAAACAACCAAGTgaatgaagcagagttactgttaccaccccaaagttgattattttcctataacaacaggtcccagaatgttttattccttttatctatctatctatctatctatctatctatctatctatctatctatctatctatatatataaaacaacaatttGCTCATAATGACCATTTCTTATTTATGAGTGAATGATACATCATACtttctatccatttatagttacatttaatgtcggTGATatgagttagttcctgttctcacttacattatagcagctctcgtcatgttacagagaaaccacagaGAAGCgtaaacttaaagttacagcattACCTCTGACCGTTaaaaagcaccgacactggagacgcctaaatgttaaataaacttttccTTACAGTAAACTTTATATCTGTAGCAGGGATTTGTCTGTAAAAAGTTACACTTTTATTTTGCATAATTTTGAAAGCACACCTTTATGTTGAAGAGTCTCATCTACATACAGCCACATTTTGATAAAtttaacaacttttttttttttttttttttttttagcaaaaaagCACCAAGGACGTGGGCAGAAGCCACAGTGTTGTGTGTGGCAAAGATTTGAGGAAATGAAAGTATCTCACCTTCTATGTTTAATCATGAAATAGAAAGAGCAGCTCTGGTGTTAGAGTTAGGTCACGTGCCACGACTCTTCCTATAGAGAAACTGCACTGCAATTAATCTTTTACATTAAATTTAGTACTTGTTAGCGAAGCCTAAAACAATTCACTACACACTGATCACAACCCAGCCGTTCAGCTACGTTTGGTTGATTTTTGGCCAATTActgctttaaaatatattttgctgAAGAGTTGACCTGGTCAGTGTGACAGTTCTAGCTAAAGAGTGAACATTACAGGAGATTTAAACAAAGTGTGACTCACTGTATGGTTCTGCTGTTGGAAGCCAGTGCGCTGTTTTCAATAGGTGTATGACTCTTACAAAGCCTCTGGGTCTTCAGGGAGAACATAACAATCCTCTTTTGTTATATTAGAGCTCCTCAGGGCTGTGTAGCTCGACCACCCGAGAGCACAGGAgttatttaatatacaaaaGTATCTCATGTGTTTGAATACCTGCGGTGTTTTCCGGAACGATGCTGTTTTCCGTGCCGTCACACACCCACTTTCGGCAGCAGCGACCCAGCACGTGCACCAGTCTTGGGTGTTGGCAGTTTGGCGTATTCAGATCCTCGGTGCAGAGAGGGACGCACGTGACGCCGCCACCCACACAGCGGCACAGCTGCCTGCACGAGGGTATGAACGACTGACCCTCCTCGTACCTCACGCCCAAGTGCTCGCAGCCGAGCGTGCTTCGCCCTTGGGGAGGTGACAAGAGGAGACTTCgatcacagttacaataaacaaataaacaaaagtttGGGCTGTTATTTATTAGTCTGAAAAATCCAAATATTAATCATCAGTCTTGCAATAAAGcatataagaaaatagcaatgCTAAACCTGATAATCCTATTATCCATATTACAAAATAGTGCAGTGCTGTTTGCactatttatagtatttatatCCACTCAGTTACACTTTCTACTCAGTTACAaattggggcggctgtggctgaGGTGGTAGAGCGGGAAATAGAACATttgtatgtgtaatatatatttttatattcaggTTAAATGCATGAACCATGGGGGCattaacaattttattttagtcattttaaaggtgacctattatgcaaaatgtacttttaaatggtgtttgaacataaatctgtgttgccagagtgtgtacacaaccaccctacaatggtaaaaatccaccaacttttatttatattcccAAAAAATCATCGTGTCTCAAAATGAGCCGTTTTCATTTTCAGCCTAACATGACGTCACGTTGGAACAAGCCCCGCCCTGGgactctgccctattagcatagCTCCTCCCCTGAGCGTGCTGCACACAATCGGCCATGTTCTCCGCActggagcagctacagtgatgAGAAGAACGTCTCAGCTTCGTAAGCTTTGTAAGCGTTCTGTTGTTGTCTGTAAGAATGAACATATGAGTCTTCATGTTCTCCCGGCATCAGAGCCGCTGAAGACAAAgtggagaagttttattttGGAAGGAAATGTGCCCCCAAAAATAGCTAAAATCATTTCCCACCAGACTGCTGTGTGAACAcgggtcaatacaaagcaggatttgctaAAAACTTGATTCTCAAACATGTATCAGTACCAATCTTTCGagatccagcttcatatccagaagacgcatgtatcgcactttatattttatgaatgtttGCAAATAGCCTTTCCGAATGAGCTTGTTAGGAGATTCCATGGCTAATGCAGCTAATGCTACCAttgtctctgattgtattcacgGATTGTAttcagcagctcatttgcatttacagaaatacacaccaaaactgtgtgtttttgcttccaccccAAAAGGGGCATATTCAGCAgggtataataaatgatccgtggtgtattttgagctgaaacttcacgGACACATTCTTGGGACACCagagacttatattacatcttgtaaaaaggctttgaataggtctcctttaaatcCGCTTATTCCAGTCATATTCCCACCACTTACGGACACACTCTCCACGTCCGTCTGGGAAACTGGCGCTGTAGTCACACTCCAAACCACGCTGAGCATCACACATGTCTTTTTCAGAGCAAAGTTCACCTTCTTGTCCTGCACAGATCTGACAGCAGCGACACCCATCCGAGACCAGAGGAACCCCAAGGGGACATGTAGGGAGGGACAAAGGACATTGGCATGGACCTGAACACAGCTGGCACGTGACCTGAAAAACGCAGTGTGACtcatttaatgtgtgtgtgtgtgtgtgtgtgtgtgtgtgtgtgtgtgtgtgtgtgtattatctgataaatacagcatataaacCAGGGAAAACCAGGAGAACAGAAGCTGAACATTTTATATAGCCCATACTGACTTGGGATCTTTAAGATTTCTGTTTATAAATCTTATTTTGACCACGGCCACCCACGCAATTactatttttgtgtgtatctgaTGAACTTTGTTGGTTCTATTAACCCAAAATGTTAACAAATTAGTATATTCACCCTCAGTAACTTTCACAAGATGAAAGCATTTAAGCGTGGGTAAAAGATCATGCGACATATTCTGTATAATGTATTTAACATACAGTGATGtgcgtaagtattcaccccttcCAATTTTCCACTTTTATTGCTGTAAATCTGTAGCTAAATTTCAACCTGCTGGATCTATCGCAAATGATTTTTCAACTTCTTGAA
This region includes:
- the LOC108281024 gene encoding fibronectin type III domain-containing protein 11-like, with protein sequence MSTDNAHVSTSSMKSCGPDRPGDTNNWSMLKPNTSPAPLSIEIDIMDLLSTRLSLDQLQTNYHKLELLKNSSFYIMVKYQDLPQLGISNPTLMPFIDLSRFQRVKRDGNNQVKLQLALLEMLYTELTRGREELEDILAQKGAASLMLREAAIQEKILRLHQVAEDFDAVLIPRKLHVKHSLIPERESKRLPKFQLVLEVKKPVMFNREQTQAFCDSVVLYWYVTEQEQYEPEEEFEIHYKLLNPTNDNEAKEFGFVAHPTYAIKLTDLKPDRSYEFTVKRLEDTSLVYSVWNDTIILTTTSM
- the LOC108281055 gene encoding CCN family member 2: MEFRTSHRRGETVRLQDEEENPRSCVCYLCPPLCPHTGPCQCPLSLPTCPLGVPLVSDGCRCCQICAGQEGELCSEKDMCDAQRGLECDYSASFPDGRGECVRRSTLGCEHLGVRYEEGQSFIPSCRQLCRCVGGGVTCVPLCTEDLNTPNCQHPRLVHVLGRCCRKWVCDGTENNIYIFAVMVAERAVRSWQDTLAPNRISWTNCIQHSTDWSVCSRSCGPGVSTRVSNRNLPCQPETHMRLCVVRPCHPEPTARAQPKPGVCQSSYRSPVLVHFEHQGCYSARSYRPLFCGMCSDGRCCSPDRTRTALVTFRCPRGRLAQHAVMMIKSCVCHYDCPHPNSSRRTRSWL